A part of Myxococcus landrumus genomic DNA contains:
- the ribB gene encoding 3,4-dihydroxy-2-butanone-4-phosphate synthase: MQTRERTEATPRHDTQLSSIEDAIRDIRDGKFVIVADDEDRENEGDLIMAAEKVTPEHLAFMVRHTSGIVCMPMLADRLDALRLPQMVADNNESHRTAFTVSVDYKHGTTTGVSAADRAKTIQALANPDSQAGDFLRPGHIFPLRYREGGVLRRAGHTEATVDLSRLAGLGPSGILCELVKDDGTMMRMPDLQVFAREHKLSVITIADLIEYRRRKDRLVRREPGQHTVTTRYGEFTALTYSWTPDGAKSLVLVKGDPAARPSTLVRLHAACTLGDVFGSPTCNCNVLLDQALARIAREGHGVLVYLPGMHGDDFGIQHKRNTDGSASLGAGPRESRDLGMGCQILNDLGVRSLQVMTNTDITYRGLAGFGLTIDKRIPLVAD; this comes from the coding sequence ATGCAGACCCGCGAGCGGACAGAAGCCACCCCACGCCACGACACCCAGCTGTCCTCCATCGAGGACGCCATTCGCGACATCCGTGACGGCAAGTTCGTCATCGTCGCGGACGACGAGGACCGGGAGAACGAGGGCGACCTCATCATGGCGGCGGAGAAGGTGACGCCGGAGCACCTGGCCTTCATGGTGCGCCACACCAGCGGCATCGTCTGCATGCCCATGCTGGCGGACCGGCTGGACGCCCTGCGGCTGCCGCAGATGGTCGCGGACAACAACGAGTCCCACCGCACCGCCTTCACCGTCTCCGTCGACTACAAACACGGGACGACCACGGGCGTGTCCGCGGCGGACCGCGCGAAGACCATCCAGGCCCTGGCGAACCCGGACAGCCAGGCGGGCGACTTCCTGCGCCCCGGCCACATCTTCCCGCTGCGCTACCGCGAGGGCGGCGTGCTGCGCCGTGCGGGCCACACCGAGGCCACCGTGGACCTGTCCCGCCTCGCGGGCCTGGGCCCCTCTGGCATCCTGTGCGAGCTGGTGAAGGACGACGGCACGATGATGCGCATGCCCGACCTCCAGGTGTTCGCCCGGGAGCACAAGCTGTCGGTCATCACCATCGCGGACCTCATCGAGTACCGCCGCCGCAAGGACCGGCTGGTGCGCCGCGAGCCGGGCCAGCACACCGTCACCACCCGCTATGGCGAGTTCACCGCGCTCACGTACTCGTGGACGCCGGATGGCGCCAAGTCGCTCGTGCTGGTGAAGGGCGACCCCGCCGCCCGCCCCAGCACGCTGGTGCGCCTGCACGCGGCCTGTACCCTGGGCGATGTGTTCGGCTCGCCCACGTGCAACTGCAACGTGCTCCTGGACCAGGCCCTGGCCCGCATCGCCCGCGAGGGCCATGGCGTGCTGGTGTACCTGCCCGGCATGCACGGGGACGACTTCGGCATCCAGCACAAGCGCAACACGGACGGCAGCGCTTCCCTGGGCGCCGGCCCGCGCGAGTCCCGCGACCTGGGCATGGGCTGCCAGATTCTCAATGACCTGGGCGTGCGCTCGCTCCAGGTGATGACGAACACGGACATCACCTACCGGGGGCTC
- the tmk gene encoding dTMP kinase, protein MSAARTAARKGRFIVLEGLDGAGTTTQVERLASALRAEGHAVVTTREPSDGPVGTMIRQALTGRLGLPHGAGPLTSETLALLFAADRTDHLAARVLPALAEGKLVLCDRYVLSSLAYQGASLPMAWVEAINSHAVSPDLTLFVGVAPEVAAKRRAVRGGAEELFEADEAQRRIAKQYLAAIRRRAKKERIVHIDGEQGIEAVTAASLVEIRKLLGRKR, encoded by the coding sequence GTGAGCGCCGCGCGAACGGCCGCCCGGAAGGGGCGGTTCATCGTCCTGGAGGGGCTCGACGGCGCCGGCACCACCACGCAGGTGGAGCGGCTGGCCTCGGCGCTTCGCGCGGAAGGGCACGCGGTGGTCACCACGCGCGAGCCCTCCGACGGGCCCGTGGGAACGATGATTCGGCAGGCCCTCACGGGCCGGTTGGGGCTGCCCCACGGGGCGGGCCCGCTGACGTCCGAGACGCTGGCGCTCTTGTTCGCCGCGGACCGCACGGACCACCTCGCGGCGCGGGTGTTGCCCGCATTGGCGGAGGGGAAGCTGGTCCTCTGCGACCGGTATGTCCTGTCGTCGCTGGCCTACCAGGGGGCCTCGCTGCCCATGGCCTGGGTGGAGGCCATCAACAGCCACGCGGTGTCCCCGGACCTGACGTTGTTCGTCGGGGTGGCACCCGAGGTCGCGGCGAAGCGGCGCGCGGTGCGGGGTGGCGCGGAGGAGCTGTTCGAGGCGGATGAGGCGCAGCGGCGGATCGCGAAGCAGTACCTGGCCGCCATCCGCCGTCGAGCGAAGAAGGAGCGCATCGTCCACATCGATGGCGAGCAGGGCATCGAGGCGGTGACGGCGGCCTCCCTCGTGGAGATTCGCAAGCTCCTGGGCCGCAAGCGCTGA